The following coding sequences are from one Biomphalaria glabrata chromosome 8, xgBioGlab47.1, whole genome shotgun sequence window:
- the LOC106080054 gene encoding beta-lactamase-like, which yields MIDHHIQIKSLTHKTICPIQNFWRGPKMLTVLTRLILICVVLGGKGRAEVISYESEQKLVNLLKHVMECREIPGLTLTLVRGKEYKTIPMGVANRATGEKVTPNTLFFIGAITQTFTATLLAEQMQRSAGVLHFDTPISQLIGGEFQLANKQLTESVTLRDALTHRTGISPGSVAGLTGLPKAMSRLEVISHLKELPQQAHFRDDFQFNQFMYTLAAYVGEKISASSWEKLMRTHILDKLLMSSTVVAVDDATGPEFARSYVSEQSELVEVPADAFELGPLAPSGTMYTNAEDMAKALKLFLADPYLTAQVRIPPPVLEELMTPRFLLPLAIRAGLDRSSYFWPVPDFNVGYGMGFFRNTYRGFQIPWHASSVHGFTSIMWLVPEKNVGLFLSVNGQKHNENPLGIIQMLTYYITDLMLGFDPWINETSACTFPEPFVKAIEFPNVEFKPQVADYALAEYQGTFSSKLLGDIVIRKSATNPKALTMTMGKLTGTLHPEGGNVFRLFLEGAYRYMQVPVAGKHPIPFARVFFDFKSNQCVGLKLPDSVFGGNPVDFPKTNSFKEEL from the exons ATGATCGACCACCACATTCAAATCAAG AGCCTTACACACAAGACAATCTGTCCAATTCAAAACTTCTGGAGAGGTCCAAAGATGCTTACAGTACTCACCCGCTTGATTCTTATCTGTGTGGTACTCGGCGGCAAGGGGAGGGCGGAGGTCATCAGCTATGAATCGGAGCAGAAGTTAGTCAACCTACTCAAGCATGTCATGGAGTGTCGTGAAATACCTGGTCTGACCTTGACACTTGTTAGAG GTAAAGAATACAAGACTATTCCCATGGGCGTCGCCAACAGAGCCACAGGGGAAAAAGTAACGCCTAACACGTTGTTTTTCATAGGCGCCATCACGCAGACGTTTACAGCGACGCTCCTGGCTGAGCAGATGCAGAGATCAGCTGGAGT CTTACACTTTGATACGCCAATTTCCCAGCTGATAGGTGGAGAGTTTCAATTGGCTAACAAACAATTGACAGAGTCTGTGACACTGAGAGACGCCTTGACCCACAGGACTGGCATATCTCCAG GAAGTGTTGCAGGGCTGACTGGGCTTCCTAAAGCTATGTCCAGACTTGAGGTCATAAG CCATCTTAAGGAGCTTCCCCAGCAGGCTCACTTCCGGGACGACTTCCAATTTAATCAGTTCATGTACACGCTGGCTGCCTACGTCGGGGAGAAGATATCCGCCAGCTCCTGGGAAAAGCTGATGCGGACTCACATCCTGGACAAGCTGCTGATGAGTTCCACGGTGGTGGCCGTGGATGACGCCACTGGGCCGGAGTTCGCCCGGTCATACGTCTCCGAACAGAGTGAACTGGTGGAAGTCCCAGCAGACGCCTTTGA ACTCGGTCCACTGGCTCCGTCCGGTACCATGTACACAAACGCAGAAGACATGGCCAAGGCCTTAAAACTATTCCTTGCTGACCCCTACCTGACAGCCCAGGTGAGAATTCCTCCCCCAGTCTTGGAAGAGCTGATGACGCCACGCTTCCTGCTGCCCCTTGCAATACGAGCTGGTCTGGACAGGTCAAGTTATTTTTGGCCGGTGCCGGACTTCAACGTGGGCTATGGAATGGGTTTCTTCCGTAACACATATAGAG GATTTCAGATTCCCTGGCATGCTAGCAGTGTCCACGGCTTCACGTCTATCATGTGGCTTGTGCCCGAGAAAAATGTCGGTCTATTTTTGTCAGTCAACGGCCAGAAACACAACGAGAATCCTTTGGGAATCATCCAG ATGTTGACCTACTATATTACTGATCTTATGTTGGGATTCGATCCCTGGATCAACGAGACTTCAGCCTGCACGTTCCCAGAGCCCTTCGTTAAAGCCATCGAGTTCCCCAACGTCGAGTTCAAGCCGCAGGTGGCGGACTACGCCCTGGCGGAGTACCAGGGGACATTCTCCAGCAAGCTCCTGGGTGACATCGTCATCCGAAAGTCGGCCACCAATCCCAAAGCTCTGACAATGACCATGGGCAAGTTGACGGGCACTCTGCACCCCGAGGGAGGAAACGTGTTCCGACTGTTCCTGGAGGGCGCCTACAGGTACATGCAGGTCCCCGTGGCGGGAAAACACCCTATCCCCTTCGCCAGGGTCTTCTTCGACTTCAAGAGCAACCAGTGTGTTGGGCTGAAGCTCCCTGACTCCGTCTTCGGAGGCAACCCTGTAGACTTCCCTAAAACGAACAGTTTTAAGGAGGAATTATAA